One genomic segment of Paenibacillus xylanexedens includes these proteins:
- a CDS encoding YoaK family protein, with protein sequence MNQSTLQKYAMLLLCMSAGMVDLIGYLGLGHVLTANMTGNIVLLGIAIARAQEFVVLRSLLALIGFIAGNAIAAHMVGPVQTKNGWSSKVTAVFTVESILLLLFAIAMISPFSEQLSYLLIVILAVAMGMQTTAARRIGIAGISTTVLTNNLAAVVEDTVNILKKLRHANIRSLTKALSTDSYLRAGAVVIYLIGVIAAALLFHRVPMIAVWIPVLIIGGVTLYARLHAWGTSQQSEG encoded by the coding sequence ATGAATCAAAGCACCCTCCAAAAATACGCCATGTTGCTACTCTGCATGTCTGCCGGAATGGTGGACCTGATCGGATATCTGGGACTGGGGCATGTGCTCACAGCCAATATGACGGGAAATATTGTACTGCTCGGTATTGCCATTGCCCGTGCTCAGGAATTTGTCGTGCTGCGGTCATTGCTTGCTCTCATCGGTTTTATTGCCGGCAATGCCATTGCAGCACATATGGTTGGACCTGTGCAGACCAAAAATGGCTGGTCTTCTAAGGTCACAGCTGTATTTACTGTTGAAAGCATATTGCTCCTGCTGTTCGCGATCGCCATGATTAGTCCATTTTCAGAACAACTGTCCTATCTGTTAATTGTCATCCTAGCCGTTGCAATGGGGATGCAAACAACTGCGGCACGCCGCATTGGCATTGCTGGCATCTCAACAACCGTGCTCACCAATAATTTGGCCGCTGTGGTTGAGGATACCGTAAACATCCTCAAAAAGCTGCGACATGCCAATATTCGATCGTTAACCAAAGCCTTGTCTACAGACTCCTACCTTCGTGCAGGTGCTGTTGTCATCTATTTGATCGGCGTCATTGCAGCCGCATTGTTATTCCACCGTGTGCCCATGATTGCAGTCTGGATTCCTGTCCTGATCATTGGCGGCGTAACCCTATACGCCCGATTACATGCATGGGGAACTTCACAACAAAGTGAAGGTTAA
- a CDS encoding alpha/beta hydrolase family protein: protein MIFLLYQVTYSSDTLRVKAYLYLPQGCSLPDITTYETSHPGSVSSSFPGFASIHKSLHLQPLASHYPAANMHDITPTQEQWPVLIYCRGGLGSYGGVNTVWLEQFVHKGYIVFAPSYRGNEGGEGRDEYGGRDAEDVHAGYRLIQRLPFVDPTRISLMGFSRGAINAVHTATAYNEGPDKVHKLVLWSGVSDVERTYHERTDLRRTLKRVLGGSPRAVPEAYLARSPLSKANKLSCPVLIMHGTSDTQVNYSHGTRMYHWLKRRGADVTFHAYGGQDHHFHEKIHQSAVNNMFDWLAAP from the coding sequence TTGATTTTCCTGCTCTATCAAGTGACGTATTCATCCGACACACTTCGAGTTAAAGCTTATTTATACCTGCCACAAGGTTGTTCATTACCTGATATCACGACATATGAAACTTCTCATCCCGGCTCTGTCTCCTCTTCCTTCCCAGGCTTCGCTTCCATACATAAGTCTCTACATCTGCAACCACTCGCCAGCCACTACCCTGCTGCAAACATGCATGATATCACTCCCACACAAGAACAGTGGCCGGTGCTGATCTATTGTCGCGGTGGACTTGGCAGCTATGGCGGGGTAAATACCGTTTGGCTTGAGCAATTTGTACATAAAGGTTATATCGTGTTCGCCCCATCCTATCGTGGCAACGAAGGCGGTGAGGGGCGTGACGAGTATGGCGGAAGAGATGCCGAAGATGTGCATGCCGGTTACCGGTTGATACAGCGTTTACCTTTTGTCGACCCAACTCGGATATCGTTAATGGGGTTCTCCCGTGGAGCCATTAATGCTGTACATACCGCAACTGCCTACAATGAGGGACCGGACAAAGTACATAAGTTAGTTCTTTGGAGCGGTGTCTCCGATGTGGAACGCACTTACCATGAGCGAACCGACCTGAGGCGCACATTGAAACGTGTGCTGGGAGGTTCCCCACGCGCAGTTCCGGAAGCTTATCTCGCCCGCTCTCCCTTGTCAAAAGCGAACAAACTATCTTGTCCCGTGCTAATCATGCATGGTACATCAGATACACAGGTGAATTATAGTCACGGAACCCGAATGTATCACTGGCTTAAGCGCCGAGGTGCGGATGTCACATTTCACGCCTACGGCGGGCAGGATCATCATTTTCACGAGAAAATACATCAGTCAGCGGTGAACAATATGTTTGATTGGCTCGCTGCACCTTAA